One Corythoichthys intestinalis isolate RoL2023-P3 chromosome 9, ASM3026506v1, whole genome shotgun sequence DNA window includes the following coding sequences:
- the LOC130921591 gene encoding myosin heavy chain, fast skeletal muscle-like — translation MSGDAEMECFGAAAIYLRKPEKERLEAQNTPFDAKTSYFVSEANEMYLKGKLVKREGGKATVETICGKTLTVKEDEIFPMNPPKFDKIEDMAMMTHLSEPSVLYNLKERYAAWMIYTYSGLFCVTVNPYKWLPVYDSGVVAGYRGKKRIEAPPHIFSISDNAYQFMLQDRENQSVLITGESGAGKTVNTKRVIQYFATIAVPGGKKSEHSTGKMQGSLEDQIIAANPLLEAYGNAKTVRNDNSSRFGKFIRIHFSTSGKLASADIETYLLEKSRVTFQLCAERSYHIFYQLMTGHKPELLEALLITTNPYDYPMISQGEITVKSINDIEEFIATDTAIDILGFTNEEKISMYKLTGAVMHHGNMKFKQKQREEQAEPDGTEIADKISYLMGLNSADLLKALCYPRVKVGNEFVTKGQTVPQVNNAVSALCKSVYEKMFLWMVVRINEMLDTKQPRSYFIGVLDIAGFEIFDFNSLEQLCINFTNEKLQQFFNHHMFVLEQEEYKKEGIEWEFIDFGMDLAACIELIEKPMGIFSILEEECMFPKASDTTFKNKLYDQHLGKTKSFEKPKPTKGKAEAHFALVHYAGTVDYNIVGWLDKNKDPLNDTVVQLYQKSSTKLLAYLYATHASGEEGAGAKKGGKKKGGSFQTVSALFRENLGKLMTNLRSTHPHFVRCLIPNESKTPGLMENHLVIHQLRCNGVLEGIRICRKGFPSRILYGDFKQRYKVLNASVIPEGQFIDNKKASEKLLGSIDVDHSQYKFGHTKVFFKAGLLGLLEEMRDEKLAELVTMTQALCRGHLMRREFLKMMERREAIFSIQYNVRSFMNVKTWPWMKLYFKIKPLLKSAETEKEMAQMKEDFEKTKEDLAKALAKKKELEEKMVSLLQEKNDLMLQVQSDSENLNDAEERCEGLIKAKIQLEAKVKETSERLEDEEEINAELTAKKRKLEDECSELKKDIDDLELTLAKVEKEKHATENKVKNLTEEMASQDETIAKLSKEKKALQEAHQQTLDDLQAEEDKVNTLTKAKSKLEQQVDDLEGSLEQEKKLRMDLERAKRKLEGDLKLAQESIMDLENDKQQSDEKFKKKDFEVSQLLSKIEDEQSLGVQLQKKIKELQARIEELEEEIEAERAARAKVEKQRSDLSRELEEISERLEEAGGATSAQIEMNKKREAEFQKLRRDLEESTLQHEATAAALRKKQADSVAELGEQIDNLQRVKQKLEKEKSEFKMEIDDLSCNMESVAKSKANLEKMCRTLEDQLGELKAKNDENVRQLNDFGAQKARLHTENGEFARQLEEKEALVSQLTRGKQGYTQQIEELKRHIEEEVKAKNALAHAVQSSRHDCDLLREQYEEEQEAKAELQRAMSKANSEVAQWRTKYETDAIQRTEELEEAKKKLAQRLQDAEESIEAVNSKCASLEKTKQRLQGEVEDLMIDVERANALAANLDKKQRNFDKILAEWKQKYEESQAELEGSLKESRSLSTEMFKLKNSYEEALDHLETLKRENKNLQQEISDLTEQIGETGKTIHELEKGKKAVESEKCEIQTALEEAEATLEHEESKILRVQLELTQVKGEIDRKLAEKDEEMEQFKRNSQRMIESMQSTLDAEVRSRNDALRIKKKMEGDLNEMEIQLSHANRQATEAQKQLRNVQGQLKDAQLHLDEAIRGQEDMKEQVAMVERRNNLMLAEIEELRVALEQTERGRKVAEAELVDASERVGLLHSQNTSLINTKKKLESDFVQIQSEVEDAVQESRNAEDKAKKAITDAAMMAEELKKEQDTSAHLERMKKNLEVTVKDLQHRLDEAENLAMKGGKKQLQKLESRVRELEAEVEAEQRRGSDAIKGVRKYERRVKELSYQTEEDKKNVNRLQDLVDKLQLKVKAYKRQSEEAEEQANTHMSRLRKVQHELEEAQERADIAESQVNKLRAKSREIGKTKDAEE, via the exons ACTCTCACTGTAAAGGAGGATGAAATCTTCCCCATGAATCCACCCAAGTTTGACAAGATTGAGGACATGGCCATGATGACCCACCTCAGCGAGCCTTCTGTGCTGTATAACCTCAAAGAGCGTTATGCAGCATGGATGATCTAC ACCTACTCTGGTCTGTTCTGCGTCACTGTGAACCCCTACAAGTGGCTCCCGGTGTACGATTCAGGAGTCGTAGCAGGATATAGAGGCAAAAAGAGGATTGAGGCTCCTCCTCACATCTTCTCCATCTCTGACAATGCCTATCAGTTCATGCTCCAAG ACAGAGAAAATCAGTCTGTCCTCATCAC TGGAGAATCTGGTGCAGGAAAGACTGTGAACACCAAACGTGTCATCCAGTACTTTGCAACAATTGCAGTGCCTGGAGGAAAGAAGTCTGAGCATTCAACTGGCAAAATGCAG GGATCGCTGGAGGATCAAATCATTGCAGCAAATCCCCTGCTGGAGGCTTATGGTAATGCCAAAACTGTGAGGAATGACAACTCCTCCCGCTTT GGTAAATTCATTAGAATCCACTTCTCCACCTCAGGAAAGCTGGCCTCTGCAGATATTGAAACAT ACCTGCTGGAGAAGTCTCGTGTGACCTTCCAGCTGTGTGCCGAGAGAAGCTACCACATTTTCTATCAGCTCATGACTGGTCACAAACCCGAGTTGCTCG AGGCACTGCTCATCACCACCAACCCATACGACTATCCCATGATCAGTCAAGGTGAAATTACTGTCAAGAGCATCAATGACATTGAGGAGTTCATAGCCACCGAT ACAGCCATTGACATCTTGGGCTTTACTAATGAAGAGAAGATTAGCATGTACAAATTAACAGGAGCTGTGATGCACCATGGAAACATGAAGTTCAAGCAGAAGCAGCGTGAAGAGCAAGCTGAGCCAGATGGCACTGAGA TTGCTGATAAGATCTCCTACCTCATGGGCCTGAACTCCGCTGACCTCCTGAAGGCTCTTTGCTACCCAAGGGTCAAAGTTGGAAATGAGTTTGTGACCAAGGGTCAGACTGTACCTCAG GTGAACAACGCCGTCTCTGCCCTCTGTAAATCGGTCTATGAGAAAATGTTCTTGTGGATGGTGGTTAGAATCAATGAGATGCTGGATACAAAGCAACCCAGGAGCTACTTCATTGGTGTATTGGACATCGCCGGTTTTGAAATCTTTGAC TTCAACAGTTTGGAGCAGCTCTGCATCAACTTTACCAATGAAAAACTGCAACAGTTTTTCAACCATCACATGTTTGTGCTGGAGCAAGAGGAGTACAAGAAAGAAGGAATTGAGTGGGAGTTCATTGACTTCGGCATGGACTTGGCTGCCTGCATTGAGCTTATTGAGAAG CCGATGGGCATCTTCTCCATTCTCGAAGAGGAGTGCATGTTCCCCAAGGCTTCGGACACTACCTTCAAGAACAAACTGTATGACCAGCATCTTGGCAAGACCAAGTCGTTTGAGAAACCAAAGCCTACCAAAGGCAAGGCTGAAGCACACTTCGCTTTAGTGCATTACGCTGGCACTGTCGACTACAACATTGTTGGCTGGCTGGACAAGAACAAGGACCCCCTGAATGACACAGTTGTTCAGCTCTACCAGAAATCCTCTACCAAGCTTCTGGCATACTTGTACGCAACCCACGCCTCAGGAGAAG AAGGTGCAGGTGCAAAGAAAGGTGGCAAGAAGAAGGGTGGTTCCTTCCAAACGGTGTCTGCTTTGTTCAGG GAGAATCTCGGCAAACTGATGACAAACTTGAGGAGCACACATCCTCACTTTGTGCGCTGTCTGATTCCTAACGAATCCAAAACGCCAG GTCTGATGGAGAACCACCTGGTCATCCACCAGTTGCGCTGCAATGGTGTGCTGGAGGGCATCAGGATCTGCAGAAAAGGTTTCCCCAGCAGAATTCTCTATGGTGACTTCAAGCAAAG ATACAAAGTGTTGAACGCCAGCGTCATCCCTGAAGGTCAGTTCATCGATAATAAGAAGGCCTCAGAGAAACTTTTGGGGTCCATTGATGTGGATCACAGTCAGTACAAGTTTGGTCATACTAAG GTGTTTTTCAAAGCCGGTCTGTTGGGTCTATTGGAGGAAATGAGAGATGAGAAACTTGCTGAGTTGGTCACAATGACTCAGGCTTTGTGCAGAGGTCACCTCATGAGACGAGAGTTTCTCAAGATGATGGAGAGGAG GGAGGCCATTTTTTCCATCCAGTACAATGTTCGCTCATTCATGAACGTCAAAACATGGCCATGGATGAAGCTCTATTTCAAAATTAAGCCTCTGCTGAAGAGTGCAGAGACTGAAAAAGAGATGGCCCAAATGAAAGAGGACTTTGAAAAAACCAAGGAGGACCTTGCAAAGGCACTGGCCAAGAAGAAGGAACTAGAGGAGAAAATGGTTTCGCTCCTTCAGGAGAAGAACGACCTTATGTTGCAAGTGCAATCT gatagtGAAAACCTTAACGATGCAGAGGAAAGGTGTGAGGGGCTCATCAAAGCCAAAATCCAGCTTGAGGCCAAAGTCAAAGAGACATCAGAGAGGCTAGAAGACGAGGAGGAAATCAATGCTGAACTGACAGCAAAAAAGAGGAAGCTAGAGGATGAGTGCTCCGAGTTGAAGAAAGACATCGATGACCTGGAGCTTACTCTGGCTAAAGTAGAGAAGGAGAAACATGCCACTGAAAACAAG GTCAAAAACTTGACTGAGGAGATGGCTTCTCAAGATGAGACCATTGCAAAATTGTCCAAAGAAAAGAAAGCCCTCCAAGAGGCCCATCAGCAGACACTCGATGACCTTCAGGCAGAGGAAGACAAAGTCAACACCCTGACAAAAGCCAAGTCCAAGCTGGAACAGCAAGTGGATGAT CTTGAAGGATCACTGGAGCAAGAAAAGAAGCTCCGGATGGATCTTGAAAGAGCTAAAAGGAAGCTGGAGGGAGACCTGAAGCTGGCTCAAGAATCTATAATGGACCTTGAGAATGACAAGCAACAGTCtgatgaaaaatttaaaaa GAAGGACTTTGAGGTCAGCCAACTATTGAGTAAGATTGAAGACGAGCAAAGCCTTGGAGTCCAATTACAGAAAAAGATAAAAGAACTTCAG GCCCGTATTGAGGAGCTTGAGGAGGAGATTGAAGCCGAGAGGGCTGCTCGCGCCAAGGTGGAGAAGCAGAGATCCGATCTCTCCAGGGAACTTGAGGAGATCAGTGAGCGACTTGAAGAGGCCGGCGGGGCTACCTCTGCTCAGATCGAGATGAACAAGAAGCGCGAGGCCGAGTTCCAAAAGTTGCGTCGTGACCTGGAAGAGTCCACCTTGCAGCACGAGGCCACTGCCGCAGCGCTGCGCAAGAAGCAAGCCGACAGTGTGGCCGAGCTCGGGGAGCAGATCGATAACCTTCAGCGCGTCAAACAGAAGCTGGAGAAAGAGAAGAGTGAATTTAAAATGGAAATTGATGACCTCAGCTGCAATATGGAGTCTGTTGCCAAATCCAAG GCTAACCTTGAAAAGATGTGTAGGACTTTAGAAGATCAACTAGGTGAGCTGAAAGCCAAGAATGATGAGAATGTCCGTCAACTAAATGATTTTGGCGCACAAAAAGCAAGACTTCATACAGAAAATG GTGAGTTTGCACGACagctggaggaaaaagaagctcTTGTGTCTCAGCTCACAAGAGGGAAGCAGGGCTACACCCAACAGATTGAAGAGCTCAAGAGGCACATTGAGGAAGAAGTTAAG GCGAAGAATGCCCTGGCTCATGCTGTACAGTCGTCCCGTCATGACTGTGATCTTCTGCGAGAGCAGTATGAGGAGGAACAGGAGGCCAAAGCTGAGCTGCAGAGAGCCATGTCCAAGGCTAATAGTGAGGTGGCTCAGTGGAGAACCAAATATGAGACAGATGCTATTCAGCGTACTGAGGAGCTTGAGGAGGCAAA AAAAAAGCTTGCCCAGCGTCTTCAGGATGCAGAGGAATCCATCGAGGCAGTGAACTCAAAGTGCGCTTCCCTGGAAAAGACCAAGCAGAGGCTGCAGGGTGAAGTGGAAGATCTGATGATAGATGTGGAGCGAGCCAATGCTCTTGCTGCCAACCTCGACAAGAAGCAGAGAAACTTTGATAAG ATTCTTGCTGAGTGGAAGCAAAAATACGAAGAAAGCCAAGCTGAACTGGAGGGATCTCTGAAGGAGTCCCGCTCACTCAGTACTGAGATGTTCAAACTGAAGAACTCATATGAAGAAGCTCTGGATCACCTTGAGACCTTAAAGAGAGAGAACAAGAACCTGCAAC AGGAGATTTCTGACCTGACCGAGCAAATTGGAGAGACTGGAAAGACAATCCATGAACTTGAAAAGGGAAAGAAGGCAGTGGAAAGCGAGAAGTGTGAAATCCAGACAGCTCTGGAGGAGGCAGAG GCTACTCTAGAGCACGAGGAGTCCAAGATTCTTCGTGTTCAGCTTGAACTTACCCAAGTCAAGGGTGAGATTGACAGAAAGCTTGCAGAGAAGGATGAAGAAATGGAGCAGTTCAAGAGGAACAGCCAGCGTATGATCGAGTCCATGCAGAGTACGTTGGACGCAGAGGTCAGGAGCAGGAATGATGCCCTGAGAATTAAGAAGAAGATGGAGGGTGACCTGAATGAGATGGAGATTCAGCTGAGCCATGCCAACCGCCAGGCAACTGAAGCCCAGAAACAACTGCGGAATGTCCAGGGACAACTGAAG GATGCCCAGCTCCATCTTGACGAAGCCATAAGAGGTCAAGAGGACATGAAGGAACAGGTTGCCATGGTGGAGCGCAGGAACAACCTGATGCTGGCTGAAATTGAGGAGCTAAGAGTTGCTTTGGAGCAGACAGAGAGAGGCCGCAAAGTGGCTGAAGCTGAGCTAGTTGATGCCAGTGAGCGTGTTGGTCTGCTGCACTCACAG AACACCAGCCTTATCAACACTAAGAAGAAACTGGAGTCTGACTTTGTCCAGATCCAAAGTGAAGTAGAGGATGCTGTGCAGGAATCAAGAAATGCTGAGGACAAGGCTAAGAAAGCCATCACGGAT GCTGCCATGATGGCTGAGGAGCTGAAGAAAGAGCAGGACACCAGTGCCCATTTGGAGAGGATGAAGAAGAACCTGGAGGTGACGGTCAAAGACTTGCAGCACCGCCTGGATGAGGCTGAGAATCTGGCAATGAAAGGAGGCAAAAAGCAGCTCCAGAAACTGGAGTCCAGG GTGCGTGAGCTTGAAGCAGAGGTAGAAGCCGAGCAGAGGCGAGGATCCGATGCTATAAAAGGCGTTCGTAAATATGAGAGAAGAGTGAAGGAGCTTTCCTACCAG ACCGAGGAGGACAAGAAAAATGTCAATAGACTTCAGGATTTGGTTGACAAGCTGCAGCTGAAGGTTAAGGCCTATAAAAGGCAGTCAGAAGAGGCT GAGGAACAAGCCAACACTCACATGTCCAGGCTGCGGAAGGTTCAACATGAGCTGGAGGAGGCTCAGGAGCGAGCGGACATTGCAGAGTCACAGGTCAACAAGCTGAGGGCCAAAAGTCGGGAAATTGGGAAG ACAAAAGATGCCGAAGAATAA